The genomic segment GTTAGATCACATTCGCCTTTCTTGGCGCGCCTATTGCCCACAGTCAGCAGGCGGCAGAGCCGCCCCCAGCCGGCGCGGTCTTCCGGATAGACGAGAATATCTGGCGTGCCGTCCATGAAAGCCAAGCGCGCGCCGACCACGAGCTTGAATGCTTCCGCCAGAACTTGAATCTCTTCCGTCTTGAGAACAATGGGTGTGGGGTGTTCGACCAACACATATTCGCCGGGGCCGGAGCCTTCGCGTTCAGGAGTCGCGGGTAATGTACCCGTCTTGCGTAAGTGATTGAGCGCCGCATAGGCGCGCACGACACCCGCGACCGTATTGCGATCGGCGATACCGAGACCGGCATGACCCAGGCCCAGCGCCTGCGCCACCAGGTCGCGCGCATGGGAGGCGCCGCGCAGGAAAGAAAAATTGCTCGCCGTGGCGAAGTCCGCATAGCGCGTCATGCGAATAGTCCATGCAAATACCATTGCGGCTTTTCGACTTCTCGTTCGTAGAGACCGTCGCGGAAAATCCAGAAGCGGCGTCCTTCCATGTCCTCCACCCGGTAGTAATCGCGCGTCGGCACGTCGTGTTCGCGCCGCCACCATTCCGAAGCGATACGCTCCGGCCCTTCCGCCAAGACGATCTCGTGGGAAGCGCGACGCCAGACAAAGCGCGCCGGCGGCCCATCGGGCACTTGCGCTGTCACCAGCACCGGCTGCGGCGGATTGAAAATATGCAAGGGTCGCAGCGGCGGCTCGTCCGGCTCCGGCTTATCCCAATGGGCAGGTGCGAAGGTGCCGGTGGCGGGCACGGTGAAGGCGCGGCGGTGCGGATCGTGCGTGTCGCGCGGCACGAAATGTTGCACGCGATCACGGCCGAAGCGTGCGACGAGTTTATCGACAAGATCGGCCACTTCACTGTCGGCGTTGGCCTTGCCGTCGAGGCTGACCTGCGCCGCATCAAGGGGCTCGGCCACCGGCACCAGGATGCGGATGAGATCGAAGCCAAAGCCCGGATCCAGCGGATCGGCCAAGGCCTCAAGGCGCTCGCGATAGAGCCGCAGGATGGTTTTGGGATCGCGGCTGGGATGACCGGTTTCGACCATGATCGTGCGCACCGCGCCATCGGCGCGAAAGAAACTGGCCTCGAAGCGGCGGCCACCTTCGCCACGTTGCTGCAACAGATCGGCAATCCGCTGCAGCAGGCGCTCCAAGGTCGCCTCGATATCTTCCATGCGGGCGATGGGATCGGCGAACGGCCGTTCCGCCATGCAGGCGGGCGGCATGCGGCGCGGCGTGATGCGGATATCGACACGCCCGCACACACGATCGAGCCGCGCGATCAGGTCGTCGCCGAAGCGCGCCGCCAACGGCGTCGAGGACCTTTCAGTCAAAGCGGCAATGGTTTTCAACCCGGCGCGCGACAGGCCGTGCACGATCTGCGGATCGACCCCAAGGGCGGCAATCGGCAGGGCGCCGACGCTCTGCGCCTCCACCCCCGGCGCGATGATGCCGCCGCGTCCGAAGCGCGCCAACGCGCGGGCCGCATCGGGCGTGCCGGCAATCGCCAGGCGCAGATCAAGACCGCTACGGCTGAAGCGCCGGCGCATGTCTTTCCCCAGTTCCGCTTCGCCGCCGAACAGATGGGCGCAGCCGGAAA from the Beijerinckia sp. 28-YEA-48 genome contains:
- a CDS encoding DNA polymerase Y family protein, whose translation is MPAANGARAPEGLQEAPLVVIDKIKGALRLVAVDQRALSLGLTPGLALADARARVPDLQVTPLDAHIDTACLERLADLCDRWTPLVALDPPHGLLLDISGCAHLFGGEAELGKDMRRRFSRSGLDLRLAIAGTPDAARALARFGRGGIIAPGVEAQSVGALPIAALGVDPQIVHGLSRAGLKTIAALTERSSTPLAARFGDDLIARLDRVCGRVDIRITPRRMPPACMAERPFADPIARMEDIEATLERLLQRIADLLQQRGEGGRRFEASFFRADGAVRTIMVETGHPSRDPKTILRLYRERLEALADPLDPGFGFDLIRILVPVAEPLDAAQVSLDGKANADSEVADLVDKLVARFGRDRVQHFVPRDTHDPHRRAFTVPATGTFAPAHWDKPEPDEPPLRPLHIFNPPQPVLVTAQVPDGPPARFVWRRASHEIVLAEGPERIASEWWRREHDVPTRDYYRVEDMEGRRFWIFRDGLYEREVEKPQWYLHGLFA